Proteins encoded within one genomic window of Equus caballus isolate H_3958 breed thoroughbred chromosome 20, TB-T2T, whole genome shotgun sequence:
- the GCM2 gene encoding chorion-specific transcription factor GCMb, translating into MPAEAGRRADCVCSYGMKLSWDINDPQMPQEPAHFDHFCEWPDGYVRFIYSSDEKKAQRHLSGWAMRNTNNHNGHILKKSCLGVVVCARACMLPDGSRLQLRPAICDKARLKQQKKACPNCHSALELIPCRGHSGYPVTNFWRLEGNAIFFQAKGVHDHPRPESKSETEARRSALKRQMASFYQPQKKRIRELEAGVNPNNSGHFNSIPPLENPEEFDMITDTGFPAPGQPGFSFPNSDAYKATCDLTTFQGDIMPPLQKHPKPRIYLPRPPCSYELAGPGSTNSSPYATLYKDSSSIPTDTDWVHLNALHYNVNSYSNFERSFDFTSKQHGWKPALGKPGLGERTDHGQFLAVAARPCYNPELPCRYLTSPPPGAPALQTVITTTTKVSYQAYQPPALKYCDSVREVSLSSCNYASENPPMSIYPEALDLPAAVTRATSPAGPVPLKIPGDCRAIRPTLAFPQESAPSRTDGAETWEACPSGLGSTISYSDAGSPFFSYDNDDF; encoded by the exons ATGCCGGCGGAAGCGGGGCGCAGGGCGGACTGTGTGTGCTCCTACGGGATGAAGCTCAGTTGGGACATCAACGACCCGCAGATGCCTCAG GAGCCAGCCCACTTTGACCACTTCTGCGAGTGGCCGGATGGCTACGTGCGCTTCATCTATAGCAGCGACGAGAAGAAGGCGCAGCGCCACCTGAGTGGATGGGCCATGCGCAACACCAACAACCACAACGGCCACATCCTCAAGAAGTCGTGCCTGGGCGTGGTGGTGTGTGCGCGGGCCTGCATGCTGCCCGACGGCTCCCGCCTGCAGCTGCGGCCGGCCATCTGCGACAAGGCGCGGCTGAAGCAGCAGA AGAAAGCATGCCCCAACTGTCATTCTGCTTTGGAACTGATTCCCTGTCGAGGGCACAGCGGGTACCCTGTGACCAACTTCTGGCGGCTTGAGGGCAATGCCATATTTTTCCAG GCTAAGGGAGTTCACGATCACCCAAGACCAGAGAGTAAATCAGAGACGGAAGCTAGAAGAAGTGCCCTCAAGAGACAAATGGCCTCTTTTTACCAACCTCAGAAAAAGAGAATTCGAGAACTGGAG GCAGGAGTGAATCCAAACAACAGTGGACATTTCAACAGCATACCTCCCCTGGAAAATCCAGAAGAGTTTGATATGATTACTGACACTGGTTTCCCTGCTCCAGGGCAGCCTGGCTTTTCCTTTCCAAACTCTGATGCTTACAAAGCCACTTGTGACCTCACCACCTTTCAAGGAGACATAATGCCACCCTTACAGAAACATCCAAAGCCAAGAATCTATTTGCCTAGGCCACCCTGCAGCTATGAATTGGCAGGCCCTGGTTCCACAAATTCGAGCCCATATGCCACCCTTTATAAAGATTCCAGCAGTATCCCTACTGACACAGACTGGGTTCACCTGAATGCATTACATTATAATGTCAACTCATACAGCAACTTCGAGAGGAGCTTTGATTTCACCAGTAAACAACATGGCTGGAAACCAGCTCTTGGAAAACCTGGCCTTGGAGAGAGGACTGACCATGGACAGTTCCTGGCCGTGGCCGCTCGCCCTTGTTATAACCCGGAGCTCCCCTGCAGGTACCTCACATCTCCCCCACCAGGTGCTCCAGCCCTGCAGACCGtgatcaccaccaccaccaaagtGTCCTACCAGGCCTACCAGCCCCCTGCTCTGAAATACTGTGACAGCGTGCGGGAAGTTAGCCTTTCGAGCTGTAACTATGCTTCTGAAAACCCCCCAATGTCCATCTACCCAGAAGCCCTGGACCTTCCAGCTGCAGTCACCAGGGCAACCTCTCCAGCAGGGCCAGTGCCTTTGAAAATTCCAGGAGATTGCAGGGCCATCAGACCCACTTTGGCTTTTCCTCAAGAGTCAGCTCCCTCCAGGACAGACGGAGCAGAGACTTGGGAAGCGTGTCCGTCTGGACTGGGGTCCACAATCAGTTATTCAGATGCGGGTAGTCCATTCTTTAGCTATGACAATGACGACTTTTGA